A single genomic interval of Streptosporangium album harbors:
- a CDS encoding ABC transporter permease codes for MSLLLTHTRYQLLETVRVPIALIGNGFFPAASMLFFVVPFAGDDPLGATLATASMLIFAVMSSGLFTHGLGVSEDRAQPWDPYTRTLPAGSWPRFGARILTALIMTAIGIVPVLIVSALLTEATVTPGRLLLGLGALVVASVPFQLLGLFIGYALPSKAAIAVVQLTLFPMAVGGGLFMNPMYTPAFIEVVAPFLPSRGAVELVWAAVGHGTPGTLSMAMFGVWTVVAGALAVWAYRRDEGNRFS; via the coding sequence ATGTCACTTCTTCTTACCCATACCCGGTATCAGTTACTGGAGACCGTCCGCGTGCCGATCGCGCTGATCGGAAACGGTTTCTTCCCCGCCGCCTCAATGCTCTTCTTCGTGGTGCCGTTCGCCGGAGACGATCCCCTCGGGGCCACTCTGGCCACCGCCTCGATGTTGATCTTCGCGGTGATGTCCAGCGGCCTGTTCACCCACGGCCTGGGGGTCTCCGAGGATCGCGCCCAGCCCTGGGACCCCTACACCCGCACTCTTCCCGCGGGCTCCTGGCCGAGGTTCGGGGCCCGGATCCTCACCGCGCTGATCATGACGGCGATCGGGATCGTGCCGGTGCTGATCGTCTCCGCACTGCTCACCGAGGCCACCGTGACACCCGGCCGGCTGCTGCTGGGCCTCGGAGCCCTGGTGGTCGCGTCGGTCCCGTTCCAGCTCCTGGGCCTGTTCATCGGCTACGCGCTGCCGTCCAAGGCCGCGATCGCGGTGGTGCAGCTGACACTGTTCCCGATGGCGGTGGGCGGGGGGCTGTTCATGAACCCGATGTACACCCCGGCGTTCATCGAGGTGGTCGCGCCCTTCCTGCCCAGCCGGGGCGCCGTCGAACTGGTCTGGGCCGCGGTCGGCCACGGCACCCCGGGGACCCTGTCGATGGCCATGTTCGGCGTCTGGACCGTGGTGGCCGGGGCCCTGGCCGTGTGGGCCTACCGGCGCGACGAGGGCAACCGCTTCTCCTGA
- a CDS encoding transporter, which produces MDDDERVLSPEETLRLIEKQGSAAADRFTPDPVPHYLAWGVAWLVGFGAFFLHHGLSGTPYLPIPIGVAMALLLGMMTLAMLVSALTMWQLGSPVHGMSQARGMMYGFAWTFGFLSAAAIAIRVGAQLPEAERSLLWASLSMTVVAVLYMAGGAIWHVRPMFVFGAGLAVLNAIGTTAGPGWHALLMSVGAGGGSIAAGLVLRRRTHR; this is translated from the coding sequence ATGGACGACGACGAGCGGGTGCTGAGCCCCGAGGAGACGCTCCGGCTGATCGAGAAGCAAGGCTCGGCGGCGGCCGACCGGTTCACCCCCGACCCGGTGCCGCACTACCTGGCATGGGGAGTCGCCTGGCTCGTCGGGTTCGGAGCGTTCTTCCTCCACCACGGCCTGTCCGGCACGCCGTACCTGCCGATCCCGATCGGCGTCGCGATGGCGCTGCTGCTCGGGATGATGACACTGGCGATGCTGGTCAGCGCGCTCACCATGTGGCAGCTCGGCAGCCCGGTGCATGGCATGTCCCAGGCGCGCGGCATGATGTACGGCTTCGCCTGGACGTTCGGCTTCCTCTCCGCCGCGGCGATCGCCATCCGGGTCGGCGCGCAGCTTCCCGAGGCGGAACGGAGCCTGCTCTGGGCGAGCCTGTCGATGACGGTGGTCGCCGTCCTCTACATGGCGGGCGGCGCCATCTGGCACGTCCGGCCGATGTTCGTCTTCGGCGCGGGGCTGGCCGTTCTCAACGCGATCGGCACGACCGCCGGACCGGGCTGGCACGCCCTGCTGATGTCGGTGGGCGCGGGCGGCGGATCGATCGCCGCCGGGCTGGTGCTCCGCCGGAGAACCCACCGGTGA
- a CDS encoding ABC transporter ATP-binding protein, whose translation MAEQTTDPLTGLTEPTSEPVAEVLARAVGVTRRYGDVLALNGLSLDIHAGELVGLLGPNGAGKSTLINLFVGLRRPSAGRVELFGGSPADPRLRRGIGVTPQETGLPSTLRIGEVVDFVAAHYPRSVARGALLEQFALSGMERRQIGGLSGGQKRRLAVALAFVGAPRLVFLDEPTTGLDVEARRALWDGIRHFHADGGTVVLTSHYLEEVEALAERVVVIGEGRVLADGTTADVRGIAGVRRVTLTADALPDLPGVLSTEREGARTHLLTADADTLVRALVRAEIPFSDLEIRATSLEEAFLTLTAREPQAA comes from the coding sequence ATGGCAGAACAGACGACGGACCCTCTGACAGGGCTCACGGAGCCGACCTCCGAGCCGGTGGCTGAGGTCCTGGCGCGCGCCGTCGGGGTCACCAGGCGCTACGGGGACGTGCTCGCCCTGAACGGGCTCTCCCTCGACATCCACGCAGGCGAGCTGGTCGGCCTGCTCGGCCCCAACGGTGCGGGCAAGTCCACCCTGATCAACCTGTTCGTGGGGCTGCGCAGGCCCAGCGCGGGCCGGGTCGAGCTGTTCGGCGGCTCCCCCGCCGACCCGCGGCTGCGGCGCGGCATCGGCGTCACCCCCCAGGAGACCGGACTGCCGTCGACCCTGCGGATCGGCGAGGTCGTGGACTTCGTCGCAGCCCACTACCCGCGGAGCGTCGCACGGGGGGCGCTGCTGGAACAGTTCGCCCTGTCCGGGATGGAGCGCCGCCAGATCGGGGGGCTGTCGGGCGGGCAGAAGCGACGGCTCGCGGTGGCACTGGCCTTCGTCGGCGCCCCCCGGCTGGTCTTCCTGGACGAGCCGACCACGGGGCTGGACGTCGAGGCCCGCCGGGCGCTCTGGGACGGCATCCGGCACTTCCACGCCGACGGCGGCACCGTCGTTCTCACCAGCCACTATCTGGAGGAGGTCGAGGCGCTGGCCGAGCGGGTCGTGGTCATCGGGGAGGGCCGTGTCCTCGCCGACGGCACCACCGCCGACGTGCGGGGCATCGCGGGTGTCCGGCGCGTCACCCTGACCGCCGACGCCCTTCCCGACCTGCCCGGCGTCCTGAGCACGGAGCGGGAGGGCGCCCGGACCCACCTGCTCACCGCCGACGCCGACACCCTGGTGCGCGCCCTGGTCCGCGCCGAGATCCCCTTCTCCGACCTGGAGATCCGCGCCACCTCCCTGGAGGAGGCGTTCCTCACCCTCACCGCCCGCGAGCCGCAGGCCGCCTGA
- a CDS encoding winged helix-turn-helix domain-containing protein — translation MTPELDPVIHAQARLRVVVTLNTLNEGDRITFPGLKDLLGMTAGNLSVHLTKLEEAGYVEIVKAHKGRTPVTYAALTRRGRLAFEDYTAAIRQLLNTTMTPPSGDS, via the coding sequence GTGACCCCCGAACTCGACCCGGTGATCCACGCGCAGGCCCGGCTGCGGGTGGTCGTCACGCTCAACACGCTGAACGAGGGTGACCGGATCACCTTCCCCGGGCTGAAGGATCTCCTCGGGATGACGGCGGGCAACCTGTCGGTGCACCTCACCAAGCTTGAGGAGGCCGGATACGTGGAGATCGTCAAAGCCCACAAGGGCCGGACCCCCGTCACCTACGCCGCCCTCACCCGGCGGGGACGCCTCGCCTTCGAGGACTACACCGCGGCCATCCGCCAACTGCTGAACACGACCATGACACCGCCTTCCGGCGACAGCTGA